The region ATTGTCTGAGGGCCCCTTCATCTGGGGACTCCACTTCTAAATTTTCCAGAAAATCTTCTTTCTGTAGAGCACATAGGAGATGAACACCCAACAGGAAGTAGCCACAAGGTTCTGGGTGAGGTGTTCAGCATGGGACTGGCTGTTTGCCATGCGCCAACGGAAGGGGAAGTACTCCTCAAACACTTCATGGCCCACATAAACAAGGATGGAGTTCATGcctgcaatcacacacacatgcaggtgaGAGAAGAGCAAAGGTCATGGTGATTACAGAGAAATTCACACAGAATTTACAATTTGTACATTCAGTAGACTTTATTTCTCAGTACCGAACAGAGACAGATGGTTTTGTGGACCTACTTATCTTGCAAGTACCAATATTAAACTACATTTTTCACAAACCCTGACCTCTACATTCATATCAAACTCCGTTAAAAACCGTCTTCATTTAGACAATCAAAGCTTGTCTTGGTGAGAATTTGGTTTAAAGGTCAAAAATTCACATTCCTGAAACTGTCCACTAATCGGGCTCGTTATGTCTGATAACAGTGCTCACCAGGGTAGTAGAAAGGGGCTCCTGACCACCACTTCTTCACATCCACTGTGTAGTAGATCATCACTAGCAGCACAAAGGCAAAACAGGCCAGTGTTGTCACATAGGACAGAGACCTAGAAGTCAAAGGGACAGGTGTCTTTtagtgaaaatatgcatttatcAAGGATTTCCCTATAGGTTTGGGCAGTTTTCCTTTGTCTGGAGATCTTCTATAATTTCTCTCTGGTCTGTGTTCACAAAGCTACTTTcatacaacacacaacaactCAGCACCTGCAATTTAAAGCAGATTATTCACAGTGGCTTGTGCTAAAAGTAAACAACGTCTGACTGTGCTAAGCAACACAGTGGAATGGCTCAGTGTACAGCTTGGCCTTGAGCTTAAAATTTAACCTAGTTACACTCTTGGACTACATTTCCTGATGAAATACTTGTGTGTTCAATATTTGGCAGCAGACAGATGGCTAGCTAGGAATGAAAAGCAGATATGGAAAACCTGGATAAATAGCATATTTTTAAACCTTTGAAAATGAAGTGAGGAAAGAATGGACTACCAAATGTAAGCACTACAggtaaaaaagtaaaatcctCCATAGTCTTTCCAGCAAACTcctaaaaaaaattctgtcaaCAGCAGTGAAAAAAGCAACTGAGCAAACTGTGTTCCATCTGAAAGTGCATAAAAGCAAACTTTACCATAGGTTCTTGTTGACAGGAATGAAGCCCTGGTCTGTGGAACACTTGGTCAGAACTGCTGATATGGCTCCCTGTGTGTTACAAGAGGCTTTATTATTTAATCAAGAGGAGGAAATGGTTTTtgttaaaaatcaaacacaatgTGACTGATGCACTACTTTGCAATGTCAGAAGCAACGACAAACTGATATACAAGAGTACAGATATAGTAGAAGTACAAGATGTGATACAGCAGGTTCGTGTGCTTACCAAGAAGAGACCCCATATAAGAAATCTCGACATTATGCTTCTGTGGAAATCTCTGTAGTGTAAGATTATTTTTCCTGCctgtaaaaatgagaaaaaacaacatttaaaactacAAATTGATTCCCTTTGGCTTTTctattcttattattatcaaaactgaaatcagaaaaatgaatacaagcaagagataaaaaagaaagacagaatcagacaaacacacattacaaaCCTGTAATCCCAGAAAAGCCATGAGGACAGAGTTGATGCTGCCAAGAACACCTTCTGGATCATACGGCATGCGAGCTGCATAAATCACCTTaattaaaatggaaacagaagTGAATTTTTGAAAATCATACTGATGTTCTGAGCGGTAAACCTGATAAGCAAGCTAAAGCTTAACATCCCAagttataaaaatattgaatgtgtctgctgtcagtATGCAGTTTGCTGGTTACTAACCCGTGACGAGGGAGTCTGGTAGATGTGTTTCTCTCCCAGCAGCCAACGGTCAATGAAACCGGCCGCTCCACCGGTGCAGTTAGCATACAGGCCCATGTCCCCAATCCCGCCTGGACCCAGGTAGCCTCTgttcaaaagtgtgtgtgtgtgtgtgtggggaggggggggtcagTATTATTCATGAAGGTTAAAGGCTATCAAGGGCAAGGCGGAAGTTTACAATTTGCTTGTCAATTATTTTATCAATTCCTTAATAATACATTAAGACAATCTATATACAGATTTCAATGTTGAATTTAATTGCACTCTAGTTTCATCATTCTTGAGTAAAAGcaaataatttaacatttcagttATGTCAAATGTTGACACCAGACACCAGTAAAGTGAGACACATGAGACACATACAAAAAGACCaagaaacacatgaaacaaataCTCATCAGAGGTGGACAAAAGCGTGTAGCATGCTGAGCATTTCCCTTCTCACATGGatacaaaaagacacacacaaacatgcccTGTTTGACTCACGTTGGACAATCTGGCACAGGAAGCTGGAAAGTGAGGTACAGCCAGATAATTTCtaagaaaagcacacacagcCAAGCTGGCCAGTACAGCAAGATGTCAAGGCCAGGGGACCACCAAGCAccctggaaaacacagacagtaagTAAAAAAGAGACTACTGTCAGAATATCAGAATGAATTTGTGCTTTCATGTCTCCACTGTAGATATGGACATTTGGACATTTGAGGGGACTCTTGTACCTGTGGAGCACTAAACTGAAACTTAAAGAATGAGAGTAAAATGGAGCTGTTGGCTGACCTGGGTAAGGATGTCAAGGTGACCTCTCGCCACCAACAGATCCAGGCAGGCTACAACCAGGTACGACCAGGCCAGGCGCTGCAGCACACCTGGGATTCGCAAGTTGTCCCAAGATACTGTGGAGTGGATGAGGATGGAGTGTGAacacacaggaaggaaggaaagaaaggaagaaataacCACACAAGTCCACAAGAACATGGTCTAATAATAATCTGCATAAATTGTTTGGGATATTATAGTCAGCATCAAAGAAGCGTATTTATACTCACATGGTCCCTGGCAGTAGTTTGGGTTGATAATGAAGACACCAatgatgaagagctgcaggctCCTCCACACAACTTTCCTCAGCAGTGACCAGCGGGTCAAGCCTGCACGCAGCAGGGAGTTGATCGACAGTGCAATGGATGTTCCCATTATAAACACAAACCTGgtggagaggggaaaaaaaaagtgtgagagaATGAGACCAAAAGAGGAgtatgatttttctttgtttgttagttttcagtgacagaagaaattttagTTTGGGGACCATTTTCAAATCCAGATACCATGAAGAAAGTTCAATCCTTTATTGCAAGTACTAAAAACACTTAAAGGAGGCAATGAATCCTGCAATTAAGTTGtaataaatggaaaatgtatTGCACCTGTATTAAATGTGCGAATTCCACAATGTAACTGGGATAGGATTGAATGAGGCTGTGGGTCTGGCACTCTTTtaatacacacattttgtgcCACTATTGTTTCATAAAATAACActataattatatatttacttTGATGTGTGAGTGGAGGAGTAGAATATATAAATAACTGTCTGGTTCTAGAGTGGGGTAAACTAATTCGCAGACCTAAGACATGCTAGagaaaatctgtaaaataaaaatatgaagtgAGCTTACCAGGGGAAGACTAGGTCTGCAACAGTAAGACCTGTtaggagacagaagaggaacaGAGGGTTCAAAATCAAATACAATACCAAGGCAGGTTAGAAAGATCTGTGAATAATAAGTGACATGGTAAAAAGAACCAGTTGGGGCTCACCATTCCAGCTTTCGTGTCTAAAGAACCAGTACCGTCCCCCTCCATAGTTCACAAACACCATAACAACTAAGGAAATACTGacaagaaacagagaaaatgtaaCATTACTGAAAACCATTGAGCGTTAGGGGCAAAAGAGTACAGAAATACAGCTACTGTAAGTGGTTCActttggaattaaaaaaaatcccttgaAACAAATAGTACAACTTCACAGCATTGGATCTGGATGTTAGTATTATTAGTAGGGTCTCATTATTGACTGACAGTTCCGGTGACAGCTGCCAAAATGTCACACTGCAGTTAGAATCACATGATACAGTGAAATCACAGACCAGATCAGACCAAGTGGCAATTCAGATAATGTAATTCTTTGAGTAAGATGAGCTGCAAGGTTAAGGGGCGGGGGGCTACCCTCTGAATGTGTCCAGAGATCGCAGCCTCTTGCTGGGGCTGGATGGGGGAGGAAGGATGTTGTCAGTAAGTGGTGTCACGGTCCTGCTGGGGGAGCCCAGTTCCTGGAAGGTGAAAGTAAAGTTAAATATTAACATTACTGTGTTGGAATTGGAAGGGTACATACTTATGCACAGAGCCATACATACTGGTTAAAACCATTTCCCTGAGGGCTTGAAAATGATTAAAGaacatttccagaaaaaagTCTGCAACTGAAATCGAGCAACTATTCAATATATTTGATTTGAAAGAGTAATGAAATCTCTGTAAAAAAAGGTTGTAAACCTCTGCACTAAaatctttaattttttattgAGTCAACAGCCCCAGCAAGCCATGTGAGCCACCTTGCCTAAGGATGCAGgatatattattttaaatatttcaatcaTACATGTgtaacattttccaaaacaaacGTCCAAAGTGCTTTtcaatgcaaaatgaaaaaatataggGTATCAAGACATCACTCAGTTTAAAATATACCAACAAATACGGTGTACTGGTCAAACCATAACGATTAAGTGGTGTAATTAAAATTTGCCCCGTAAAACTCACAGAGTTGATgagcctctctgtctccatgttgCTGCCAATTCGGAGGAGGATACTCTTCACTACATCAAGCCTGGACAAGAAATAACCATTCAGGTTAGGAGTAATTCTATAATACGCACAATCGCAAGATGCAATTCACAgttcaaacacaaatatacagcaGCAGTGGCTCTCTGTGCTTAGCAGTGAtctttatttacacaaaataatATTATGCCACCGCACCACAAATAAATGCCTCACGCATTATTCAAATCTAATGACATTCATTTAATATATCATTATTAGatttgattgtgattgtgtatgtATTCTGTAGATTCTCTAATCAGTACAAAAGTCATCACCACTTCTTTTAGGAATTTATTGCATAAAtagagaac is a window of Toxotes jaculatrix isolate fToxJac2 chromosome 4, fToxJac2.pri, whole genome shotgun sequence DNA encoding:
- the hgsnat gene encoding heparan-alpha-glucosaminide N-acetyltransferase isoform X2, whose translation is MDEALLTVSNELDTEVVVSWMSERCYQCLYQQLGVVPAAPSPGQPSSVAFVVSTQHEIKLQLNSTPVNLELCTVPFHFGEHGNYSLWVKNLNDSSVVNCSVVTDADPVNSYIPILVAFLIFAGLALVSAIGRRLLGLDVVKSILLRIGSNMETERLINSELGSPSRTVTPLTDNILPPPSSPSKRLRSLDTFRGISLVVMVFVNYGGGRYWFFRHESWNGLTVADLVFPWFVFIMGTSIALSINSLLRAGLTRWSLLRKVVWRSLQLFIIGVFIINPNYCQGPLSWDNLRIPGVLQRLAWSYLVVACLDLLVARGHLDILTQGAWWSPGLDILLYWPAWLCVLFLEIIWLYLTFQLPVPDCPTGYLGPGGIGDMGLYANCTGGAAGFIDRWLLGEKHIYQTPSSRVIYAARMPYDPEGVLGSINSVLMAFLGLQAGKIILHYRDFHRSIMSRFLIWGLFLGAISAVLTKCSTDQGFIPVNKNLWSLSYVTTLACFAFVLLVMIYYTVDVKKWWSGAPFYYPGMNSILVYVGHEVFEEYFPFRWRMANSQSHAEHLTQNLVATSCWVFISYVLYRKKIFWKI
- the hgsnat gene encoding heparan-alpha-glucosaminide N-acetyltransferase isoform X1; translation: MAKRKQKRNSKNTVVGVKQSRQKEMTQPEKYMFSLAAIALVVAVCVAPLTAEISTSGFSHHKHRDLKMDEALLTVSNELDTEVVVSWMSERCYQCLYQQLGVVPAAPSPGQPSSVAFVVSTQHEIKLQLNSTPVNLELCTVPFHFGEHGNYSLWVKNLNDSSVVNCSVVTDADPVNSYIPILVAFLIFAGLALVSAIGRRLLGLDVVKSILLRIGSNMETERLINSELGSPSRTVTPLTDNILPPPSSPSKRLRSLDTFRGISLVVMVFVNYGGGRYWFFRHESWNGLTVADLVFPWFVFIMGTSIALSINSLLRAGLTRWSLLRKVVWRSLQLFIIGVFIINPNYCQGPLSWDNLRIPGVLQRLAWSYLVVACLDLLVARGHLDILTQGAWWSPGLDILLYWPAWLCVLFLEIIWLYLTFQLPVPDCPTGYLGPGGIGDMGLYANCTGGAAGFIDRWLLGEKHIYQTPSSRVIYAARMPYDPEGVLGSINSVLMAFLGLQAGKIILHYRDFHRSIMSRFLIWGLFLGAISAVLTKCSTDQGFIPVNKNLWSLSYVTTLACFAFVLLVMIYYTVDVKKWWSGAPFYYPGMNSILVYVGHEVFEEYFPFRWRMANSQSHAEHLTQNLVATSCWVFISYVLYRKKIFWKI